CGTTGGGTTCATCAGCGTTTCTTCTCATCCCTGTCGTACGCGCTTCGCCCTTCATGGTCTCGCGTGCGGTCTCGGACGACGGTGAGTGGCGTGGATGACGTTGGGCAGTCATGGGAGCGACCAGACAGCCGGTAGCTGGCGCTGTCCGGGACATCTCCCGTTCGCCGTTGGAGTTGGTGAGGATCCACGCCGATTCTATGGCCAGGCGGCGACAGCGAGGTCGAGCGAGCCGGGCTTGTCGGCGGTCGCCCGCTCCAGGCGGCGGCGCGCTGGAAATCCTGGCCGCGGATGACCGACGCACCCCACATGGTTCTTGTCCTCGAGCAGCAGGCTCGTTCTCCGGTCGGGCCCCGCGCGACGCAGGCGGCGTGGCGTTGTCAGGTGGGGTGAGCCCCTCATCCGCTGCCGCAACCCAGTTCGGGGCCTGACGCTTCTTCGAGCAATGACGAGTAGCTCCCTCCACTGGTGCTCCTGCGGGCCGTCGCTGCGGGTTGTTGACCCTCGGGCGTTCAACGTGGGGGAACCGTTGTTCCATCGGCTGTGACCACGTCGCCTGGCAACGCTTTCCGCGGGCTCCCGGTTGGGCCTTGTGCGAAATATCCTGGCCGCGTTCGGATCGTGATGCCCACATGGTGCAGCACCGTTCTTCTGTCGCTGGGCGGCACTCGGTTGAGGGAGTGAACGAGCGGCGCGGCCACTGGCATGGTGGTGCCGGTGGCCGCGCCGGGCTGGGTGGTGTGGTGGTCAGCTCTTGGGGAGGAGCACCTGGTCGATGAGGTAGACGGTGGCATTGGCGGTCTTGACGTTGCCGCAGACCACGCTGGAGTTGCCGTTGACCTTGAAGTCCTCGCCGCTGCCGCTGACCTCCAGGGTCCCGCCCTGCAGGGTCTTGTGGCTGCCGGCGAGCTGGTCAGGGGCGAGCTGGCCTGGGACCACGTGGTAGGTGAGCACGGTGGTCAGCAACCCCTTGGGGTCGCCAAGGGCCTTGTCGAGGGTGGCCTTGGGCAGGGCGCCGAAGGCGTCGTTGACGGGCGCGAACACGGTGATGCCCTGGGCGCTGTTCAGGGTGTCGACCAGGTCGGCCTTCTGGA
The sequence above is drawn from the Actinomycetota bacterium genome and encodes:
- a CDS encoding fasciclin domain-containing protein, which gives rise to MLRLPSPRRAAVVGVLGMALFGAACSSNDAGTSGSQTPAPPTTAASMTASGPFGAACSAVPASGPGSLEALAQDPVATAASNTPELSTLVTAVQKADLVDTLNSAQGITVFAPVNDAFGALPKATLDKALGDPKGLLTTVLTYHVVPGQLAPDQLAGSHKTLQGGTLEVSGSGEDFKVNGNSSVVCGNVKTANATVYLIDQVLLPKS